The following coding sequences lie in one Arachis hypogaea cultivar Tifrunner chromosome 9, arahy.Tifrunner.gnm2.J5K5, whole genome shotgun sequence genomic window:
- the LOC112712183 gene encoding uncharacterized protein At2g39795, mitochondrial isoform X1, whose product MWKRAFVGAATAAAAALRRPFPSLIRGATSSSSSNSISSAVNSMLLRSLKDHYLEVAKMNMPPKVGPPSPFTIVKGALDSNGPVLKRNYGDEEITIYVMRLAANDDEDGDGGGVIDQLFIHVDVSKPNQNECLMFLCGLYEDALGIHSVSMRPKLQESGGGYLLVPSQYAGPSFADLDESMRDAFHSYIEERGINDSLFKFLQAWLYVKEHRNLLRWFKTMGLFIDGKKPPTPSS is encoded by the exons ATGTGGAAGAGAGCCTTCGTCGGCGCCGCCACGGCCGCCGCCGCCGCCCTCCGCCGTCCATTCCCCTCGTTAATCCGCGGCGCCACCAGCAGTTCATCGTCCAACTCAATCTCTTCTGCCGTTAACTCGATGCTCCTCCGCTCCCTCAAAGACCACTATCTCGAAGTCGCCAAAATGAACATGCCCCCT AAAGTTGGACCTCCATCGCCATTCACGATCGTAAAAGGCGCACTCGATTCTAACGGCCCCGTGCTGAAGCGGAACTACGGCGACGAAGAGATCACAATCTACGTCATGCGCTTGGCCGCCAACGACGACGAAGACGGCGACGGCGGCGGAGTCATTGATCAACTGTTCATTCACGTGGATGTGTCGAAACCAAATCAGAACGAATGCTTGATGTTTCTGTGCGGATTATACGAAGATGCTCTGGGGATTCACTCAGTTTCAATGAGACCTAAGCTTCAAGAATCTGGTGGCGGTTACCTCCTCGTTCCTTCGCAATACGCTGGTCCATCTTTTGC AGACTTAGATGAATCCATGAGGGATGCATTTCACAGTTACATAGAGGAGAGAGGAATAAACGATAGCCTCTTCAAGTTTCTACAAGCATGGCTCTATGTTAAAGAACATCGAAATCTATTGCGTTGGTTCAAAACCATGGGCTTGTTCATTGATGGCAAGAAGCCTCCTACGCCTTCCTCCTAA
- the LOC112712183 gene encoding uncharacterized protein isoform X2 has protein sequence MWKRAFVGAATAAAAALRRPFPSLIRGATSSSSSNSISSAVNSMLLRSLKDHYLEVAKMNMPPKVGPPSPFTIVKGALDSNGPVLKRNYGDEEITIYVMRLAANDDEDGDGGGVIDQLFIHVDVSKPNQNECLMFLCGLYEDALGIHSVSMRPKLQESGGGYLLVPSQYAGPSFAWKQHCKSGQFPQAMCKEHRRSHKIPNGFFAAA, from the exons ATGTGGAAGAGAGCCTTCGTCGGCGCCGCCACGGCCGCCGCCGCCGCCCTCCGCCGTCCATTCCCCTCGTTAATCCGCGGCGCCACCAGCAGTTCATCGTCCAACTCAATCTCTTCTGCCGTTAACTCGATGCTCCTCCGCTCCCTCAAAGACCACTATCTCGAAGTCGCCAAAATGAACATGCCCCCT AAAGTTGGACCTCCATCGCCATTCACGATCGTAAAAGGCGCACTCGATTCTAACGGCCCCGTGCTGAAGCGGAACTACGGCGACGAAGAGATCACAATCTACGTCATGCGCTTGGCCGCCAACGACGACGAAGACGGCGACGGCGGCGGAGTCATTGATCAACTGTTCATTCACGTGGATGTGTCGAAACCAAATCAGAACGAATGCTTGATGTTTCTGTGCGGATTATACGAAGATGCTCTGGGGATTCACTCAGTTTCAATGAGACCTAAGCTTCAAGAATCTGGTGGCGGTTACCTCCTCGTTCCTTCGCAATACGCTGGTCCATCTTTTGC gtGGAAACAACACTGTAAGAGTGGCCAATTTCCTCAAGCCATGTGCAAAGAACACCGGCGAAGCCACAAGATTCCCAACGGTTTCTTCGCCGCCGCGTAA